Proteins encoded by one window of Gemmatimonadaceae bacterium:
- a CDS encoding TonB-dependent receptor: MSAKRILMLFAVTLAGFALPVSGQTGSIEGRVVDAAGAGIRGVTVAALTGLSEAATAVTSENGEYRLTGLASGTYTLTTRLPGYRAANAKGVSVGAGASAIANFTLTPLALSLLQGVTITASKAPEKVIDAPASVSVVGEREINERPSINVADHVVTQPGVDVARGGLMQANIVTRGFNNIFSGALLTLTDNRFAFVPSLRVNIPYLQSTTNEDIERVEIVLGPGAALYGPNTAGGVMHIITKSPFSSQGTTLTVDGGERSLFRGGFRHAGAPNTKFGYKVSYDYFQGDEWRPPAIDPLERAPRDFDLKRQGGEARIDFRPTPASEIIATYGRSMANSVEPTGLGPAQVKDWVVQNYQLRGRVNRLFAQVFLNSSDAGETFLLRTLNPIIDKSKQIVGQVQHGTDFGLRQSFLYGFDYLNTTPDTEGSINGRNEEDDDISEVGAYLHSVSRLSPKFEVTAAARVDKHSRLDEAVFSPRLALVFKPAEDQNLRATYNRAFSTPSTLNLFLDLAAGRIPTTGTQLFGVRALGVPSDGGLKFKRDAATGGVGGLFMRAGAFPVPGGVPQGQIPANAASLYKIAVGAASGALVAGGIPAAVVQFLGSLQPTAAEVGTKLRILNTANGTFNDVDPSDIRDVDPIKPTTNTTFEVGYKGIIGGRLQLGLDVWHENRRNFVGPLIVETPNVFLDAASLRAFLIPRLTPVVGPAAATIATAVSGALGGVSGGTGAAVGVPLGVVNFDNPLSTGSDVIVTYRNFGELNVYGSDLAAEFLLDRGVSLQGTYSWVNKDFFPREEIGGGVQDISLNAPKSKGSLTARYRSPTSTLSAEVRGRYVAEFPVYSFINGTIPTYTLMDAGFSVRPEFLRGALFSLNATNLLDRKHIQFVGGGEIGRLIMTRLQVTF, translated from the coding sequence ATGTCCGCAAAACGGATACTCATGTTGTTCGCTGTGACACTGGCGGGATTTGCGCTGCCGGTGTCGGGCCAGACTGGATCGATCGAAGGCAGGGTCGTGGATGCGGCCGGCGCGGGAATACGCGGAGTTACCGTTGCTGCGCTTACAGGCCTGAGCGAGGCCGCGACGGCCGTCACCTCCGAAAATGGCGAATACCGACTTACCGGTCTCGCTTCCGGAACCTACACCCTGACTACACGATTGCCGGGCTACCGCGCCGCCAACGCAAAAGGTGTCAGTGTCGGCGCGGGCGCATCAGCTATCGCGAACTTCACGCTGACGCCGCTGGCGCTGTCACTCCTTCAGGGGGTCACCATCACTGCGTCGAAGGCACCTGAGAAGGTCATCGACGCACCGGCGTCGGTCTCTGTCGTAGGCGAGCGGGAGATCAACGAGCGGCCGTCGATCAACGTCGCTGATCACGTCGTCACGCAGCCGGGGGTGGATGTCGCGCGCGGTGGCCTGATGCAGGCAAACATCGTCACGCGCGGATTCAACAACATTTTTTCGGGGGCGCTTCTCACGCTCACGGACAACCGCTTCGCGTTCGTACCGTCCCTCCGCGTCAACATTCCATACCTCCAGTCCACCACCAACGAGGACATCGAGCGAGTCGAGATAGTACTTGGCCCGGGTGCCGCGCTCTACGGCCCGAACACTGCCGGCGGCGTGATGCACATCATCACGAAGTCGCCGTTTTCCTCACAAGGCACCACCCTAACCGTCGACGGCGGCGAGCGCAGTCTGTTCAGGGGTGGATTCCGCCATGCCGGAGCACCCAATACGAAGTTCGGCTACAAAGTCTCCTACGATTATTTCCAGGGGGACGAGTGGCGTCCGCCTGCGATCGACCCGCTCGAGCGAGCGCCGCGCGATTTCGATCTGAAACGCCAGGGTGGCGAAGCGCGCATCGACTTCCGGCCGACTCCGGCCAGCGAGATCATCGCCACCTACGGTCGCAGCATGGCCAACAGCGTCGAGCCGACAGGGCTTGGCCCCGCGCAGGTAAAAGATTGGGTAGTGCAGAACTACCAGCTTCGCGGACGGGTCAACCGGCTGTTCGCGCAGGTATTTCTCAACAGCAGCGACGCCGGAGAAACCTTCCTGCTCCGCACCCTCAATCCCATCATCGACAAGTCGAAGCAGATTGTCGGACAAGTCCAGCACGGGACTGACTTCGGGCTCCGCCAGAGCTTCCTTTATGGCTTCGACTATCTGAATACTACGCCGGATACCGAAGGCTCGATCAACGGCCGCAACGAGGAGGACGACGACATCAGCGAGGTCGGCGCGTATCTGCATTCGGTTTCCCGCCTGTCACCGAAATTCGAGGTCACCGCTGCTGCCCGGGTCGACAAGCACAGCCGGCTCGATGAGGCTGTTTTCTCGCCCCGTCTTGCGCTGGTATTCAAGCCCGCGGAGGATCAGAACCTGAGGGCGACGTACAATCGCGCCTTCTCGACGCCAAGCACCCTCAATCTCTTCCTCGACCTTGCGGCGGGCCGCATTCCGACGACTGGAACCCAGTTGTTCGGCGTTCGGGCACTCGGAGTTCCGAGTGACGGCGGTCTCAAGTTCAAGCGTGATGCGGCGACCGGAGGCGTGGGCGGGCTGTTCATGCGTGCAGGCGCATTCCCGGTTCCCGGCGGCGTCCCGCAAGGTCAGATTCCCGCCAACGCTGCCTCGCTCTACAAGATCGCGGTCGGTGCGGCGTCGGGCGCGCTGGTCGCCGGCGGCATTCCCGCGGCGGTGGTCCAGTTCCTCGGCTCACTGCAGCCAACCGCTGCCGAGGTCGGCACCAAGCTCCGCATTCTCAACACCGCCAACGGTACGTTCAACGATGTCGATCCCAGCGACATCAGGGACGTGGACCCGATCAAGCCGACGACCAACACCACATTCGAAGTCGGCTACAAGGGAATCATCGGCGGGCGGCTCCAGCTCGGCCTCGACGTCTGGCACGAGAACAGAAGGAATTTCGTCGGGCCTCTGATCGTCGAAACCCCGAACGTCTTTCTCGATGCCGCGAGTCTGAGGGCGTTTCTGATCCCAAGACTCACACCGGTAGTTGGCCCGGCCGCGGCAACGATCGCGACCGCGGTCTCGGGCGCCCTCGGCGGAGTTTCCGGCGGCACCGGTGCGGCGGTCGGCGTTCCACTTGGCGTAGTGAATTTCGACAACCCTCTCTCCACCGGCAGCGACGTGATCGTGACCTACCGCAACTTCGGTGAGTTGAACGTTTACGGCAGTGACCTTGCGGCCGAGTTTCTGCTCGACCGTGGCGTGTCGCTGCAGGGCACTTATTCGTGGGTCAACAAGGATTTCTTCCCGCGCGAGGAGATCGGCGGCGGCGTCCAGGACATCTCGCTCAATGCTCCAAAGTCGAAAGGATCGCTGACGGCGCGCTACCGGAGCCCCACCAGCACGCTCAGCGCAGAGGTTCGCGGCCGGTATGTCGCCGAGTTTCCGGTGTATTCGTTCATCAACGGCACCATTCCGACTTACACGCTGATGGATGCGGGTTTCTCTGTACGGCCGGAGTTCCTCAGAGGCGCACTGTTCTCACTCAATGCAACCAACCTCCTGGACAGAAAGCACATCCAGTTTGTCGGCGGCGGTGAAATCGGCCGTCTGATCATGACGAGATTGCAGGTGACATTCTGA
- the nagB gene encoding glucosamine-6-phosphate deaminase has product MSREVRERVSVVIAEYDEIARRLARRIADIITERRAAGSHAVLGLATGSTPIGVYRELIRLHREEGLDFADVVTFNLDEYYPMRPDSIHSYNRYMWENLFDHINVVPGNVHIPHGDAPRDELAAETSRYEAAIRDQGGIDLQILGIGKTGHIGFNEPGSGIESRTRPIALDTITRRDAAADFFGEDNVPTEAITMGVATIMEAREIALIATGEHKSAIIRRAVEGHPDPDVAATYLQHHPNAVFYVDLPAAAELTRVRTPWIVGEVEWTRDLEMAAVIWLSEVTTKSILKLDSLDYRDNHLSSLLARYQTAGPLNGEVFNALISKIRGRSKLPCGENIVVFSPHPDDDVISMGGILNKLHQNHNQICVAYQTSGNIAVFDHEVRRYVDFLRRFDRDFSTNNSATGQLIDTVERFLATKLPGQVDIPEVQTIKRGIREAEAVSGIETFGMTRDQARFLNLPFYQTGKTRKDPIGPEDVRVTLELLEAERPSLIFVAGDLSDPHGTHRMCLETVQQALAEYSGEQPEVWYYRGAWQEWGVREADVLVPLSEDELRYKILAIFKHQSQKDRAPFPGQDEREFWQRVEERNKNTAGEVDRLGLPEYFAMEAYVVRRDGAPMTAEIVPTSTLGAPGARRPAKPRAM; this is encoded by the coding sequence ATGAGCCGCGAAGTGCGTGAACGCGTTTCGGTAGTAATCGCGGAATACGACGAAATCGCCCGGCGCCTCGCCCGCCGCATTGCCGACATCATCACTGAACGAAGAGCCGCCGGTTCGCATGCGGTGCTGGGACTGGCAACAGGTAGCACTCCCATCGGCGTTTATCGCGAGCTCATCAGACTTCACCGGGAAGAGGGGCTCGATTTTGCCGACGTCGTGACCTTCAATCTCGACGAATATTATCCGATGCGGCCGGACAGCATCCACAGCTACAACCGCTACATGTGGGAGAACCTGTTCGATCACATCAACGTAGTGCCCGGGAATGTCCATATCCCGCATGGTGACGCACCGCGTGACGAACTCGCTGCAGAGACCAGTCGCTACGAGGCGGCGATCCGCGATCAGGGCGGAATCGATCTGCAGATTCTTGGCATCGGCAAGACAGGGCACATCGGCTTCAACGAACCGGGGTCCGGTATTGAATCGCGCACCCGTCCGATTGCACTCGACACCATCACCCGCCGTGATGCGGCCGCGGACTTTTTCGGCGAAGACAATGTGCCGACCGAAGCGATTACCATGGGCGTCGCCACGATCATGGAAGCGCGGGAGATCGCGCTCATTGCAACAGGCGAGCACAAGTCGGCCATAATTCGTCGCGCGGTGGAAGGACACCCTGACCCGGACGTGGCGGCAACGTATCTGCAACACCACCCCAACGCTGTCTTCTACGTCGACCTTCCCGCAGCCGCCGAGCTCACGCGTGTGCGCACCCCCTGGATTGTCGGTGAAGTCGAGTGGACGCGTGACCTCGAAATGGCGGCGGTGATCTGGCTCAGCGAGGTGACGACAAAATCGATCCTCAAGCTCGACAGCCTCGATTACCGGGACAATCACCTCAGCTCGCTGCTCGCGCGGTATCAGACGGCGGGGCCGTTGAATGGTGAAGTTTTCAACGCGCTGATCTCGAAGATTCGCGGCCGTAGCAAGCTTCCCTGCGGAGAAAACATCGTCGTCTTCTCGCCGCATCCCGACGACGACGTGATCTCCATGGGCGGCATTCTCAACAAGCTCCACCAGAACCACAACCAGATTTGCGTCGCTTATCAGACATCGGGCAACATCGCCGTATTCGATCATGAGGTACGTCGGTACGTCGACTTTCTGAGGCGCTTCGATCGCGACTTCTCCACGAACAACTCGGCGACTGGTCAGCTGATCGACACTGTTGAACGGTTTCTGGCAACCAAGCTTCCCGGCCAGGTCGACATCCCTGAAGTTCAGACCATCAAGCGTGGCATACGCGAGGCTGAGGCGGTATCAGGAATCGAGACGTTCGGGATGACACGCGACCAGGCGCGGTTCCTCAACCTGCCGTTCTACCAGACCGGGAAAACGCGCAAGGATCCGATCGGTCCGGAGGACGTTCGCGTGACCCTCGAGCTGCTCGAAGCAGAGCGGCCGTCGCTGATCTTTGTGGCGGGAGATCTGTCGGACCCGCACGGGACGCATCGCATGTGCCTCGAGACCGTTCAGCAGGCGCTGGCGGAATACTCGGGCGAGCAGCCTGAGGTCTGGTACTATCGCGGAGCGTGGCAGGAGTGGGGTGTGCGCGAAGCGGATGTGCTCGTTCCGTTGTCGGAAGACGAGCTGCGGTACAAGATTCTCGCGATCTTCAAACATCAGAGCCAGAAAGACCGGGCACCCTTTCCAGGACAGGACGAGCGCGAATTCTGGCAGCGGGTGGAGGAGCGCAACAAGAACACCGCGGGCGAGGTGGACCGGCTCGGCTTACCTGAGTACTTCGCAATGGAGGCCTATGTGGTGCGCCGCGACGGAGCACCGATGACCGCCGAAATCGTTCCCACAAGCACCCTTGGAGCTCCCGGCGCGAGGAGGCCGGCAAAGCCCAGAGCCATGTAA